In Fundulus heteroclitus isolate FHET01 chromosome 18, MU-UCD_Fhet_4.1, whole genome shotgun sequence, a single genomic region encodes these proteins:
- the serpinf2b gene encoding serpin peptidase inhibitor, clade F (alpha-2 antiplasmin, pigment epithelium derived factor), member 2b codes for MDMDLCLTLLLICLCSQGATNAEVTEDQSIPLIPLIPSQPIEEGQSQGTSEPATLIDTTVSAPSVPPTNSTSPDEEEGNSCQAISQSPDTKQTITAAIQRLGVQLLQNLETSTEQPNVIISPLSIYLALSQLALGAKNETEELLMFHLHNNSIPCYHESLHNVLRQLRNRDMQIATRMFLRQGFEAKQDFVSESLRFYDSEPAIVESLQQINEWVENATQGKMTHFLSSLPPNLLLMLINAVYFRGEWKARFDPNFTSKGVFYLDDLHMVDVDMMEDTKHPLSFFIDNELEAQVARFPFTNDMSLLVIMPESGKVNVTSLSSYLNISDLYERLPKERAVQVKVPKFKLEYSQELQEVLTKLGLGEMFLNPNLAGIADGPLPVSSVMHKSGMEINEDGAMAAAATAVIISRASNPIFHLTQPFFFVLIDDVTQIPIFMGVINNPNPGAPVLQRVEFDKDKVGFPVDKNDMGPFVNPPK; via the exons ATGGATATGGACCTCTGCCTGACACTCCTGCTGATATGTCTCTGCAGCCAAGGAGCTACT AATGCTGAAGTGACAGAAGATCAGTCAATCCCCCTTATTCCCCTAATTCCCAGTCAACCCATAGAA GAGGGGCAAAGCCAGGGTACCTCAGAGCCAGCAACTCTAATAGATACAACTGTTAGTGCACCGTCCGTTCCACCGACAAACAGCACGTCACCAGATGAAGAAGAGGGGAATAGTTGTCAGGCTATCAGTCAAAGCCCTGACACCAAACAAACGATCACTGCTGCGATCCAGAGGTTGGGTGTGCAGCTCTTACAAAACCTGGAGACGTCAACGGAGCAGCCAAACGTCATCATTTCTCCTCTAAGCATATATCTGGCCCTCTCACAACTGGCTCTAG GTGCAAAAAACGAGACGGAGGAGCTGCTGATGTTTCATCTGCATAACAACTCAATACCCTGTTATCACGAGTCACTGCATAATGTCTTAAGACAGCTCCGAAACAGGGACATGCAAATTGCCACTCGCATGTTTCTGCGCCAAG ggtTTGAAGCAAAACAAGACTTTGTGAGTGAATCGCTGCGGTTTTATGACTCAGAACCTGCAATAGTGGAAAGTCTTCAGCAGATAAATGAATGGGTGGAGAACGCGACACAAGGAAAAATGACGCACTTCCTGTCTTCTTTACCACCCAATCTGCTTCTCATGCTCATCAATGCTGTTTATTTCAGAG GAGAATGGAAAGCTCGATTTGATCCGAACTTCACCTCCAAAGGCGTCTTTTACCTTGATGATTTGCACATGGTCGATGTCGATATGATGGAAGATACCAAACATCCGCTGAGTTTTTTCATTGACAATGAGCTGGAGGCTCAG GTAGCAAGGTTCCCATTCACAAATGACATGAGTTTGTTGGTCATCATGCCTGAGTCAGGGAAAGTGAATGTGACTTCACTTTCTTCGTATCTAAACATCTCCGACTTGTATGAGCGCTTACCCAAGGAGAGGGCTGTTCAAGTTAAAGTTCCCAAATTCAAACTGGAATATTCCCAAGAGTTGCAGGAAGTTCTTACCAAATTGG GTCTTGGGGAGATGTTCCTAAATCCCAATTTGGCTGGGATTGCAGATGGCCCCCTGCCTGTGTCCAGTGTCATGCACAAGTCTGGCATGGAAATAAATGAGGATGGTGCGATGGCTGCTGCAGCCACAGCTGTCATCATTTCAAGGGCATCCAATCCTATTTTTCACCTCACTCAGCCCTTCTTCTTTGTGCTAATAGATGATGTAACTCAGATACCAATCTTCATGGGTGTCATCAACAATCCCAACCCTGGAGCCCCTGTCCTGCAGAGGGTCGAATTTGATAAAGATAAAGTGGGATTCCCAGTTGACAAGAATGACATGGGCCCATTTGTAAATCCTCCTAAGTAG
- the slc13a5b gene encoding solute carrier family 13 member 5 codes for MVFRLTIPPFFFRMGFLRFLCSVKNDLIIFLTPCVLLPLPLVIGTSEAECAYVIILMAVYWCTEVLPLAVTALLPAVLFPLFGIMQSKEVGMQYLKDTNLLFVGGLLVAVAVEHWNLHKRIALRVLLFVGVRPALLMLGFMGVTAFLSMWISNTATTAMMVPIVQAVLDQLNDSEREVPQILSSDEPVQTSETDSKPPVQTEKENDGHSPVVVTFLDASVEVARHKEAMERRRMCKGMTLCVCYAASIGGTATLTGTGPNLVLKGQMNQLFPENEEVINFASWFGFAFPNMILMLTLAWLWLQFVFMGFNFRKTWGCGATKTEKDIAAYNVIREQHRQLGPMCFGEISVLSLFVLLVILWFSRDPGFVHGWATNLNSKAEYVTDATVAIFVAILLFVLPSEPPRFCSCRTQSFDTTAQQSFGSTPRLLTWKVAQKKMPWGIVLLLGGGFALAKGSEVSGLSKWMGDQMTPLQNIPPWGIAIILCLLIATFTECTSNVATATLFLPVLATMSQSIGMNPLYVMIPCTLSASFAFMLPVATPPNAIVFSYGYLKVADMARTGIVMNIIGIICITLAINTWGKAMFNLDTFPTWANVTGV; via the exons ATGGTGTTCAGGCTCACTATTCCTCCGTTTTTCTTCAGGATGGGTTTCTTGAGATTTCTTTGCTCCGTTAAGAACGATCTCATCATCTTTTTAACTCCGTGTGTTCTCCTTCCACTACCTCTGGTGATCGGGACATCG gaGGCAGAATGTGCCTATGTGATTATCTTGATGGCTGTGTACTGGTGCACGGAGGTACTGCCACTGGCTGTGACAGCACTTCTCCCAGCTGTCCTTTTCCCGTTGTTTGGCATAATGCAGTCCAAGGAA GTGGGTATGCAGTACTTGAAGGACACCAACTTGTTATTTGTGGGAGGACTGCTGGTTGCTGTGGCTGTGGAGCACTGGAATTTGCACAAACGGATTGCTTTAAGGGTGCTGCTTTTCGTTGGTGTACGTCCAGCGCT GCTGATGCTGGGTTTCATGGGAGTTACGGCGTTCTTGTCAATGTGGATCAGTAACACAGCTACCACGGCCATGATGGTGCCTATTGTGCAAGCAGTGTTGGATCAGCTCAACGACAGTGAAAGAGAAGTGCCACAGATCCTCAGCTCAGACGAGCCCGTCCAGACATCCGAGACTGACAGCAAACCACCTGtacagacagaaaaagaaaatgacggACACA GCCCAGTGGTGGTGACTTTCTTAGATGCTTCAGTAGAGGTTGCCAGGCATAAAGAGGCGATGGAGAGGCGGAGAATGTGTAAAGGGATGACCTTGTGTGTTTGTTACGCTGCCAGCATCGGAGGCACCGCCACGCTGACAGGAACTGGTCCCAATCTGGTGCTTAAGGGACAAATGAACCA ACTGTTTCCTGAAAATGAAGAAGTGATTAACTTTGCCTCCTGGTTTGGATTTGCATTCCCAAACATGATCCTCATGCTGACACTAGCCTGGCTCTGGCTGCAGTTCGTCTTCATGGGGTTCAA TTTCAGGAAGACATGGGGCTGTGGGGCAACCAAGACAGAAAAGGACATTGCTGCATATAACGTGATCCGTGAGCAACATCGTCAGCTGGGGCCAATGTGTTTTGGAGAGATAAGTGTCCTAAGTCTCTTCGTTTTGCTGGTGATCCTTTGGTTCTCGAGAGATCCAGGTTTTGTTCACGGCTGGGCTACCAATCTAAACTCCAAAGCAGA ATATGTGACAGATGCCACAGTGGCAATCTTTGTGGCCATCCTGCTCTTTGTCCTACCCTCTGAGCCACCACGATTCTGTTCATGCAGGACTCAGAGTTTTGACACAA CAGCGCAACAGTCCTTTGGTTCAACACCACGACTCCTCACCTGGAAAGTTGCCCAAAAAAAGATGCCATGGGGTATTGTGCTTCTGCTTGGGGGTGGGTTTGCCCTCGCTAAGGGTAGTGAA GTGTCAGGACTCTCAAAATGGATGGGAGACCAAATGACGCCCCTGCAGAACATACCTCCCTGGGGAATTGCTATCATTTTATGCCTGCTGATTGCTACTTTCACAGAGTGCACCAGTAATGTGGCAACTGCAACGCTATTCCTACCTGTCTTAGCTACAATG TCTCAGTCCATTGGAATGAATCCGCTGTACGTCATGATACCCTGTACTCTGAGTGCCTCATTTGCCTTCATGCTGCCCGTCGCCACCCCTCCAAATGCCATAGTGTTCTCTTATGGATACCTCAAAGTTGCTGACATG GCTAGGACTGGGATAGTTATGAACATCATTGGCATCATTTGTATTACACTGGCCATCAACACCTGGGGCAAAGCCATGTTTAACCTGGACACTTTCCCAACCTGGGCCAACGTCACAGGCGTCTGA
- the wdr81 gene encoding WD repeat-containing protein 81, which yields MDWLMQAVERDLGVDRQQQGQGPRPGELVALVPTRWVMGLREKRVLRCARFESISTAEVSTHLWSSQTKLPPGWTRVCIQGLRKSKLSYRLARDPWHHEMDLPSQNSYVKTMQSVSQHNVRNLWREAHYKLVQAYTGPSEQMHITAVDAIRHALEKLFKLTFISPDKFSPSLSPAREKEKDIFLPPRLSCFSKSQSDSLCPNVLPAECLIETAEMMYLILPYTQYSLHDIVSFSPAKLANSHAKVLFIIYQVLVAMRSCHTAGLSCGELSLQDIAVDEQLSSHLKLNLSHYEDLGSEEEVTSDDSASQEPKNVLSTEMKCLSQENNRLCKDCFDELKTLVLDWVHGRVGNFHYLMELNRLAGRRTGDPNYHPVLPWVVDFTVPFGKFRDLRRSKFRLNKGDKQLDFTYEMTKEALAAAAGNGIGVGVVGGDISVGVGGHGQAEHLHVPHHISDVLSDITYYVYKARQTPKSVLCSHVRSQWEPNEYPATMERMQSWTPDECIPEFYTDPSIFRSIHPDMPDLDVPSWCKSCEEFIEVHRDLLESRDVSQHLHHWIDLTFGYKLSGKEAIKAKNVCLHLVDNHTNLTTYGVVQLFDQPHPPRLSASQYAPAEPPVLSLAALNVPSLHIPSVDAVVDTLDGMIPESKGCESNVWTMTDKDEELEQGTEAIDSLASTGSSTSASCPVSLPTITAGGGKIGGERTNITSQSPSPSSADFLSGIAPALRSAVLQKGGPMNKKYGENVTTTNTEEVKIILPEGFSPLQPLEELEKLNNFLVKSLHAEVLHPATSCDSARKGLKTESGPSLTNLFQRDVQALGVLTAEIFYAAKLRGLKADTPLRQRFQAVVKLCSANLRDVPLSLHHALETLLLLEKHARVAHREAPVCPEPLVFKYDPIYDGLPPPSPHLLLNSIISPFPFPSYFAALHDFIFSYRAKMGTVCSLQGRDIVFHLWQQLEALLRSKITAEGLEILLPFILTLMHEESTAVYAAWYLFEPISTVLGPRNANKYLLKPLINVYENPHCLKGRFYLYTDCFILQLIMRLGLQAFLSSLLPHVLQVLTGFESSGTGGEGYKGLRTGLCNLEEEEDFQVGKARPSSASVGGNMGSNGGVSGGVGLVGDAGLVDYSSGISLNDQVFLSEVEDFQNEFYVNSGEDGAGKQQSQNSAANDPDQESLSVGKLSDKSSTSELSLGDDSMRDRASLKSADSSQDLKHASEGEDSGELEEEELASDSKEGTDQPASLNLDLTDSGSTLATLQGETNGMRVDETEKGIEGGQEEEEDDRDPSEESEEKEQKILLDTVCKTVRWLSAKLGPTVTSRYVARNLLRLLTNCYIGPENHQFVSPSSVESQLESVGMGNVYEKKPVVGDQTARPVLDSLIYIAQLYGEPVLTYQYLPYIGYLVSPPSSQRLNTRKEASLLGAVALTQKIIVFLSDTTLMDMLMKLNQDVLLPLLNLITTPRMGFPSGVQTRIAVCLKMLSLMALICLRIGREMVQQHMADTLCRFFAVFSLLHSLQSQLNHAPRRTVGEVTVVDVCTPEGSNETYEMGVLEELQAVFNPEMAHASYIPFYCLIGGSAIQKLVPNHELVWQLANSYHQSVSQGTTETSLTSSSRLEPASSSGLGRQVVSNPFPAPTHSSMTQEDSLPESGTFGSHLVGNRIQVSRDNEFDGNTNHSLASSWGRTSHTTPVITTASTFSIPSTSVSSFSSWIAGPSPEDSALKQELPRSSRSLQGNWLAYWQYEIGINQQDSYFHFHQIRLQSFLGHSGTIKCLAPLVGEDYFLSGSKDKTVKLWPLYNHGDGTQEVEPRLTYSEHRKSVFYVGQLESSQEVVSCDGTVHVWDQYTGKHIRSYEAVDGKNPITAVTTMPAPHCSVVFGSADSVLRFIDPRKPGLQHEFRLAYSNVSAGLIRYLAVSPSGRTIAAGFSSGFIVLLDARTGLVLKGWPAHEGDILHMKAAEGNLVISSSTDYTLSVWKELENKPLRQYKSQSDHIHAFDLYGSQIVTGTVANKIGVYSMADISLSPVSSTKLSTENFRGTLTSLAVLPTKRLLLLGSDNGAIRLSA from the exons ATGGATTGGCTGATGCAAGCAGTGGAGAGAGACCTGGGAGTTGACCGGCAGCAGCAGGGCCAGGGGCCTCGTCCTGGAGAGCTTGTAGCCTTGGTTCCTACGCGCTGGGTGATGGGTCTCAGGGAGAAGAGGGTGTTGCGTTGTGCCCGCTTTGAAAGCATCAGCACGGCGGAAGTCTCTACTCACCTCTGGTCTTCGCAGACTAAGTTGCCGCCTGGCTGGACACGAGTATGTATTCAGGGCCTGAGGAAAAGCAAGCTGAGCTACAGACTGGCCAGAGATCCGTGGCATCATGAAATGGACTTGCCCTCGCAGAATTCCTATGTTAAAACCATGCAAAGTGTGTCACAGCATAATGTCAG AAATCTGTGGCGGGAAGCTCATTACAAACTTGTGCAAGCTTATACAGGGCCCAGTGAGCAGATGCATATTACTGCTGTAGATGCAATACGCCATGCACTGGAGAAGCTCTTCAAATTGACCTTCATCTCACCCGACAAATTTTCACCTTCCCTGTCTCCAGCcagagagaaggaaaaagacATATTTTTGCCACCTCGCTTGTCCTGTTTTTCAAAATCCCAGTCAGACAGTCTTTGTCCTAATGTCCTGCCAGCAGAGTGTCTGATTGAGACGGCAGAAATGATGTATCTGATTCTACCCTACACTCAGTATTCGCTTCACGACATTGTGTCCTTCAGCCCTGCAAAGCTTGCCAACAGTCATGCCAAAGTCTTGTTCATTATCTACCAGGTCCTGGTAGCTATGCGGTCATGCCATACAGCAGGCCTTTCTTGTGGAGAACTGTCTCTTCAGGATATAGCAGTAGATGAACAACTCTCCAGCCACCTCAAACTCAACCTTTCTCATTATGAGGACCTGGGGTCAGAAGAAGAGGTGACGAGTGATGATAGCGCAAGCCAAGAGCCAAAAAATGTCCTGTCAACAGAAATGAAATGTCTGAGCCAAGAGAACAATAGACTGTGTAAAGACTGCTTTGATGAGCTGAAGACACTGGTTCTGGACTGGGTTCATGGACGAGTCGGTAACTTTCATTACTTAATGGAACTGAACCGGTTAGCTGGACGACGTACCGGGGACCCCAACTATCACCCGGTGCTGCCTTGGGTCGTGGATTTTACTGTCCCTTTTGGAAAATTTAGGGATCTCAGGAGGTCAAAGTTCAGGCTCAACAAGGGGGACAAGCAGCTGGACTTTACATATGAGATGACCAAAGAGGCGTTGGCAGCTGCAGCGGGTAATGGAATTGGTGTAGGTGTTGTAGGTGGAGATATCAGCGTTGGCGTCGGAGGTCATGGACAAGCCGAGCACCTACACGTACCTCATCACATATCTGATGTGCTGTCAGACATCACCTATTATGTCTACAAAGCCCGACAGACACCCAAGTCAGTGCTTTGTAGCCACGTTAGGTCGCAGTGGGAGCCCAATGAATACCCAGCCACTATGGAGCGCATGCAGAGCTGGACTCCTGATGAATGCATTCCAGAGTTTTACACGGATCCTTCCATTTTCCGCTCAATCCACCCAGATATGCCCGATCTGGATGTGCCTTCTTGGTGCAAGTCGTGTGAAGAGTTTATTGAGGTCCATCGGGACCTTCTGGAGAGCAGAGACGTTTCCCAGCATTTACATCACTGGATAGATCTCACATTTGGCTACAAGCTGTCAGGTAAAGAAGCTATCAAGGCCAAGAATGTGTGCCTGCACCTTGTGGACAACCACACTAATCTGACAACCTATGGTGTAGTTCAGTTGTTTGACCAGCCCCACCCACCGCGCTTATCTGCATCCCAGTACGccccagcagaacctcctgttCTTAGCCTCGCTGCTCTTAATGTGCCTTCTCTACACATCCCTTCTGTTGACGCCGTCGTTGACACTTTGGATGGAATGATACCAGAATCCAAAGGGTGCGAGTCCAATGTCTGGACCATGACAGACAAAGATGAAGAGCTTGAACAAGGTACAGAAGCTATAGACTCATTAGCATCGACTGGCTCGTCCACTTCTGCATCTTGCCCTGTTAGTTTGCCGACCATCACTGCCGGGGGAGGTAAAATTGGTGGAGAGCGAACAAACATAACATCCCAGTCTCCAAGTCCATCATCAGCTGATTTCTTAAGTGGCATAGCTCCTGCTTTACGAAGTGCAGTGTTACAAAAAGGTGGGCCAATGAACAAAAAATATGGGGAAAACGTTACGACTACCAATACAGAAGAAGTTAAAATAATTCTCCCGGAAGGCTTCAGCCCATTGCAACCATTGGAAGAGCTGGAGAAGTTGAATAACTTCTTGGTTAAAAGTCTTCATGCTGAAGTATTGCATCCTGCAACATCTTGTGACTCGGCCAGAAAGGGTTTGAAAACTGAATCTGGACCATCTCTCACTAACCTCTTCCAAAGGGATGTGCAGGCGCTTGGTGTCCTCACCGCAGAAATATTCTATGCTGCCAAACTCAGAGGACTGAAAGCAGACACTCCACTCAGACAGCGTTTCCAGGCTGTCGTGAAGCTGTGCTCTGCCAACCTTCGTGATGTGCCACTGTCTTTGCACCATGCTCTTGAGACCTTGTTGCTACTAGAGAAGCATGCTAGAGTAGCACACAGGGAAGCACCAGTTTGCCCAGAGCCTCTTGTTTTCAAATACGACCCTATCTATGATGGTCTCCCTCCTCCAAGTCCTCACCTGTTGTTGAACTCCATCATCAGTCCATTTCCTTTCCCCTCCTATTTCGCTGCACTTCATGACTTTATCTTTTCCTATCGTGCAAAGATGGGTACTGTGTGTAGCCTTCAGGGAAGAGACATCGTCTTCCACCTGTGGCAGCAGCTCGAAGCGCTATTGCGGAGTAAAATCACTGCCGAAGGTCTTGAGATTCTCTTGCCCTTCATTCTAACCCTTATGCATGAGGAATCCACTGCTGTCTACGCAGCGTGGTACCTGTTTGAGCCCATCTCTACAGTCTTAGGTCCCAGAAATGCAAACAAGTACCTGCTGAAGCCACTGATCAACGTTTATGAAAACCCTCACTGTCTCAAAGGACGTTTCTATCTCTACACCGACTGTTTTATCCTTCAACTGATTATGAGGCTTGGTCTCCAGGCCTTTCTTTCTAGCCTGCTCCCACACGTGCTGCAAGTCCTAACTGGCTTTGAGAGCTCGGGCACTGGCGGAGAAGGTTATAAAGGACTGAGGACTGGCCTTTGTAAcctagaagaagaagaggacTTCCAGGTTGGCAAGGCACGGCCGTCGTCTGCGTCGGTTGGTGGCAACATGGGCAGTAACGGCGGGGTCAGTGGAGGAGTCGGGCTGGTTGGAGACGCCGGACTAGTTGACTACTCCTCTGGCATCAGTCTCAATGACCAGGTGTTTCTTTCTGAAGTGGAGGACTTTCAGAATGAGTTTTATGTAAACAGTGGAGAAGACGGCGCTGGGAAGCAGCAGAGCCAGAACTCTGCAGCCAACGATCCGGATCAGGAATCTTTAAGCGTGGGGAAATTAAGTGACAAAAGCAGCACGAGTGAACTCTCCTTGGGTGACGATTCAATGCGGGACAGAGCGAGTCTGAAATCTGCAGACAGCAGCCAGGATCTGAAACATGCTAGCGAGGGAGAGGACAGCGGCGAGTTAGAGGAAGAAGAGTTGGCCAGCGACAGCAAGGAGGGGACCGATCAACCAGCTTCCCTCAACCTTGATCTAACCGATTCAGGTTCCACTCTTGCGACTCTTCAAGGCGAGACTAATGGAATGAGGGTCGATGAGACTGAAAAGGGGATTGAGGGTggtcaggaggaagaggaagacgaCCGTGATCCGTCGGAGGAGTCTGAGGAGAAAGAGCAAAAGATTCTTTTAG ATACAGTCTGCAAAACTGTTCGATGGCTATCAGCAAAACTGGGACCAACTGTGACGTCTCGATATGTTGCCAGAAATTTGCTGCGATTGCTCACAAACTGTTACATTG GACCTGAAAATCATCAGTTTGTGTCCCCTTCCTCTGTGGAGAGCCAGCTGGAAAGTGTGGGAATGGGCAACGTGTATGAGAAAAAACCTGTAGTTGGTGATCAAACAGCCAGACCTGTTTTAGACTCTCTCATCTACATAGCTCAGCTATATGGAGAGCCTGTTCTCACCTATCAATACCTGCCTTATATAGGATATCTG gtGTCTCCACCATCTTCACAGCGTCTAAACACGCGTAAGGAAGCCAGTCTGCTCGGAGCCGTAGCACTTACCCAGAAGATCATTGTTTTCCTGTCTGATACCACACTAATGGACATGCTTATGAAGCTGAATCAGGATGTGCTCCTTCCACTTTTAAATCTAATTACTACACCAAGAATGGG GTTCCCCAGTGGTGTACAAACGCGCATTGCTGTCTGCCTAAAGATGCTGAGCCTAATGGCTCTCATCTGTCTGCGCATTGGGAGGGAGATGGTGCAGCAGCACATGGCTGACACTTTGTGCCgattctttgctgttttttctctgctccattCTCTTCAGTCCCAG CTGAATCATGCCCCTCGGAGAACTGTGGGAGAAGTAACAGTGGTGGATGTGTGTACACCTGAGGGGTCAAATGAAACATATGAGATGGGGGtcttggaggagctgcaggctgTATTCAATCCAGAGATGGCCCATGCCTCTTACATTCCCTTCTACTGTCTCATAG GTGGCTCTGCCATTCAGAAGCTGGTCCCAAATCATGAACTGGTCTGGCAATTGGCCAACTCCTATCATCAGAGTGTGAGTCAGGGGACTACAGAGACCAGCCTCACCTCTTCATCCAGGTTGGAACCAGCGTCATCTTCTGGCCTCGGCAGACAAGTGGTTTCTAACCCATTCCCCGCCCCAACGCACAGCTCCATGACACAAGAAGACTCCCTCCCGGAGTCGGGCACATTTGGAAGCCACCTGGTCGGAAATCGTATCCAAGTGTCTCGTGACAATGAATTCGACGGTAACACCAACCACAGCCTGGCCAGCTCCTGGGGACGCACAAGCCATACAACTCCCGTCATCACCACTGCCTCCACATTTTCCATTCCTTCAACCAGTGtgtcctccttctcctcctggaTAGCAGGTCCTTCCCCAGAGGACAGTGCCCTGAAGCAAGAGCTTCCTCGTAGCAGCCGCTCTCTACAGGGCAACTGGTTAGCCTACTGGCAGTATGAGATCGGTATTAATCAACAGGATTCATATTTCCACTTTCACCAGATAAGACTGCAGAGTTTCTTGGGTCATTCAGGCACCATAAAGTGTTTGGCACCACTGGTGGGAGAGGATTACTTCCTGTCTGGGAGCAAAGACAAAACTGTGAAGCTTTGGCCGCTGTATAACCATGGTGACGGGACTCAGGAGGTGGAGCCTAGGCTGACTTACAGTGAACATCGAAAGTCTGTCTTCTATGTTGGACAGCTAGAGTCCTCACAGGAAGTAGTGAGCTGTGATGGTACTGTGCATGTGTGGGACCAGTATACAG GCAAGCATATTCGTTCATATGAAGCTGTGGATGGGAAGAATCCAATTACAGCCGTCACCACAATGCCAGCTCCACACTGCAGTGTTGTGTTTGGCAGTGCAGATTCTGTTCTCCGCTTCATTGATCCTCGAAAACCTGGATTGCAG CACGAATTTCGGCTGGCATATAGCAATGTTAGCGCTGGGCTCATCCGCTACCTGGCAGTAAGCCCCTCAGGACGCACAATAGCTGCAGGTTTCTCCTCAGGATTCATTGTTCTGTTAGATGCACGCACAGGACTTGTACTGAAGGGCTGGCCAGCTCACGAAGGAGATATTCTCCACATGAAG GCTGCGGAGGGAAACCTGGTGATTAGCTCCTCCACCGACTACACTCTGAGTGTGTGGAAAGAGCTTGAAAACAAGCCCCTTCGCCAGTACAAGTCACAGTCCGACCACATCCACGCCTTTGACCTTTACGGTTCGCAGATCGTAACCGGAACGGTGGCGAACAAGATCGGGGTGTACTCCATGGCAGACATCTCCCTGAGCCCCGTGAGCAGCACAAAGCTGAGCACAGAAAACTTTCGCGGCACTCTGACCAGCCTGGCTGTGCTGCCCACCAAGAGGCTCCTGCTGCTTGGCTCTGACAACGGGGCCATTAGGCTATCAGCTTAA